The region AAAGATCTGCTCGGGCATAGCAGCCTGGCGGCTACTCAGATTTATACCCACACCAGCCTCGACCAGCTAAAGAAGACCTACGATCAGGCCCATCCAAAGGCAAAAAAATAAGACGTTGTTTGAGTAAATCGCTTTGTGGCCAAAGTGATTTACTCAAACAACGTCCAGGGTCCAGAGCTGTGCCGCTTCGCATCTCTACCCATAGGTTACTCGTTCAGAATATTCGGGTAATTTGTTATTGGTAAAAAAGCATAAACACTTACATTTTTCTGCAAGAAGTTTACAAACTCAGGTATATACATTTAACAATCTGCTTTGATGTGAGTAATTTTGTAGACTATAGACTAAGTAATTACTGAAGGTTGAGCCAACAGGCCGTTCGTTACCATTAGCCGACGATATTACTGGAAATGTCTATAATGACCTGTGGGGCTATTCCCCAAACTGTATATTATGCAAGCAATCCCTGATCTGACCAACTGTGAAAAGGAGCCTATCCAATGGCCTGGCTTTATTCAGTCATACGGCTTTTTGATAGCCGTTGATCCGGTTGCGTTCACCATCTGGCAGGTTAGCGAAAACATAGAAGAACTGGCCGGGCAACCCGTAAACAGTCTTATTGGTCAGCCTTTAGTGAACCTTCAACTAGGCGATCTGTCGGGCATTTTGCTTCACGACATGCTCGTAATTGCTATGCGCAGCGGGACACCGGAGACCTTTAATCCGTACCCACTCAAACTTCACGGACGTGACTGGCTTGCTATCGTTCACCGGCACGACGGAGCCCTGATTATGGAGCTGGAGCCGACGAGCCAGCTTTATGGCGGCTTGTCGAAACCCCTGCATACGCTGCTTTCTCAGGCTATGAGCGACATTCAGCGGAGCAAAACCCTTGCTCAACTGCTGGAAAAGACGGCTCAGCAGATAAAGCAGATTACGGGTTTTGACCGGGTAATGATCTATCGCTTCGGCGAGGACTGGCACGGTGAGGTAGTTGCTGAAGCGCGCGAAGAACATCTTGTGCCGTTTCTGGGGTTACACTATCCGGCTTCCGACATTCCCCGGCAGGCGCGGGAGCTTTATAAAATTAACCTGGTTCGGGGTGTTGCCGATGTTAACGAGCCCCGGGTACCCATCCTGCCGGTCAATGTTGCGCAGTACGACCGTCCGCTCGACCTCACACACGCGAACTTACGCGCCGTTTCACCGGTGCACATCGAGTATCTGTCGAATATGGGTGTTCGGGCGAGTATGAGCATTTCCTTACTCTACCGTTCTGAGTTATGGGGCCTTATTGCCTGCCACCATTACAGCGGCCCCCGCTTCATCGACTACCCCGCCCGGCAGTCGATTAAACTCGTGAGCCAACTACTGTCGACGGTACTGGAAATCCGTAAAGACGATGAAGAGGCTGAAGTTTCGGGAAGGCTGCACGACAATGAACAGGCTCTTTATCAACAGATGACGGTCGATTGGGACATTGTACAGGGGCTAACCAAGCACCCCATTACCGCCCTGGATCTGAATGAAGCCACTGGCGCGGCTCTGCTATTCGAAGAAGAACTGCATCTGCTGGGCGATACCCCGGCGCCAGACGATATACTAAACCTGATCGACTGGCTCAAGAATACAACCCCCGAAAGTGTATTTCAGACGAATCAACTGCCTAATCTGTATGCACCAGCGGAAGGGTATCGTGACAAAGCCGCCGGGGTTTTAATGGTCGTTCTGTCGCGGCAGATGAACGAGTATCTCCTCTGGTTTAAGCCCGAGCAGATTCAGCAGGTTTCCTGGGGGGGCAATCCCGATAAGCCGGTCGAGCGAACGAACACTGGCGAAGTACGACTCAGTCCGCGTAAAAGCTTTGATAAATGGATACAAACCGTTCGGAATAAATCCCTGCCCTGGCAACAGGTGGAGGTCGCGCTGGCCCTGAAACTCCGCGAAGATCTTTTGCAGATCGTAGCGGGTAAGGCCAATCAGATTCGCTCCCTGAACGAACAGCTACGGCTGGCCAATGAAGAACTGGAGGCCTTCAGCTACACAGTTTCGCACGACTTGCGGTCGCCCCTTTCGTCGATCAAGCGATATACCGAGATTTACCAGGAAGATTACGGCGATCAGATGGATGAGACGGCCAGAGGAATCTTCGACAGAATTACGAAGGCCAGTGACCGGATGAGTATGCTCATTCGCAACATTATGCAGTATTCGCAGGTAGGGAGTTCGGGATTGACCCGGCGATTGTTGCCGATGAACGAGATGCTTCAGCAACTGCGTGAAGAGTTGCTGACGGGCGAAACGGGCCGTACTATTACCCTTCAGATCGGTGAAACACCCGATCTTGAAGGAGACCAGACCATGGTAAATCAGGTGTTCAGTAACCTCCTTTCCAACGCCATCAAATACACCCGCCCGGTGCCCGA is a window of Spirosoma linguale DSM 74 DNA encoding:
- a CDS encoding multi-sensor signal transduction histidine kinase (PFAM: ATP-binding region ATPase domain protein; GAF domain protein; PAS fold-2 domain protein; Phytochrome central region domain protein; histidine kinase A domain protein~SMART: ATP-binding region ATPase domain protein; histidine kinase A domain protein; GAF domain protein~KEGG: met:M446_2206 GAF sensor signal transduction histidine kinase), with the translated sequence MQAIPDLTNCEKEPIQWPGFIQSYGFLIAVDPVAFTIWQVSENIEELAGQPVNSLIGQPLVNLQLGDLSGILLHDMLVIAMRSGTPETFNPYPLKLHGRDWLAIVHRHDGALIMELEPTSQLYGGLSKPLHTLLSQAMSDIQRSKTLAQLLEKTAQQIKQITGFDRVMIYRFGEDWHGEVVAEAREEHLVPFLGLHYPASDIPRQARELYKINLVRGVADVNEPRVPILPVNVAQYDRPLDLTHANLRAVSPVHIEYLSNMGVRASMSISLLYRSELWGLIACHHYSGPRFIDYPARQSIKLVSQLLSTVLEIRKDDEEAEVSGRLHDNEQALYQQMTVDWDIVQGLTKHPITALDLNEATGAALLFEEELHLLGDTPAPDDILNLIDWLKNTTPESVFQTNQLPNLYAPAEGYRDKAAGVLMVVLSRQMNEYLLWFKPEQIQQVSWGGNPDKPVERTNTGEVRLSPRKSFDKWIQTVRNKSLPWQQVEVALALKLREDLLQIVAGKANQIRSLNEQLRLANEELEAFSYTVSHDLRSPLSSIKRYTEIYQEDYGDQMDETARGIFDRITKASDRMSMLIRNIMQYSQVGSSGLTRRLLPMNEMLQQLREELLTGETGRTITLQIGETPDLEGDQTMVNQVFSNLLSNAIKYTRPVPEARITVLGRQSRQEVVYAVTDNGIGIDMKQAGKVFELFQRLDSAASYEGYGVGLAIVKRILSRHQGKVWFESVPYQTTTFYVSFPRRIS